In the genome of Streptomyces sp. Tu 3180, the window CGGCACGCCGAGGCGCCCCAGGAACAGGGACATGGACAGGCCCACCAGAGAGCCGCCGACGATGAGGACCGGCGTGCGGTGGTCCGCCCGGCCGGCCGTATCCGATCGATTCATTGAAACGCCTCCAGCGTCGCCCTCGACGGGCTGTGGAAAGGGACGCACTTTTCATGCCCGGTGCGGGCCGGTTCGCGTCGGGGCGGCACCCGTATGACACGGGGTTCACCCACCTGCCCCGTGTCGCTCGCGCACTCCGGAAAGTCCCGTCAACGATCGACTCATGGCGACCCCGGCCCTTCGGACACGGCGGTCGTTCCTGACCTTCCGAAGAAGAGGAGAGGTGCGCCGGATGACCATGTCGGCACGTATATCGCAGTCGGCGTTCGACGGCTCGAGGCTGCGGGTGATCCTGCTGCTCGACCTGCACGAGGGCGCCCAGGAGCAGTTCCTCGAGGCGTACGAGCACATGCGCAACAAGGTCGCGTCCGTACCCGGTCACATCAGTGACCAACTGTGCCAGTCGATCGAGAACCCCTCGCAGTGGCTGATCACCAGCGAGTGGGAGAGCGCCCTGCCGTTCCTCGCGTGGGTGAACAGCGAGGAGCACATCCAGATCGTCAGGCCGATGCACAGCTGCGTCCGGGACACCCGGTCGATGCGCTACAGCGTCCTGCACGAGACCCACCCGGAACGGCCGCTCACCCCCGAGGCCGCGGAGGCGGGCCTCCAGAAGGTGGCCCGCGTGGGCGCCAGTGTGACCCGCCACGCCCTCACCTTCACCGTCAAGCCGGGATCCGAGTCCAAGGTCGTGGACATCCTGGCCAACTACGACGCCCCCGAGACGCGGATCAACGACATCACGCGATTGCACCGCACCTCGCTCTTCATGCACGGCAACCGCGTCGTGCGGGCCGTGGAGGTGGAGGGCGACCTGCTGGCCACGCTGTGCCACGTGGCCGGCCAGCCCGAGGTCCAGGCGGTGGAGGAGGCCATCAACCCCCATCTGGAGCAGGACCGGGACCTGTCCGACTACGACTCCGCGCGAGTGTTCTTCACCCGGGCGGCGCTCCCGGCCATGCAGCACGTGATGGCAGGCCGCCCGGAACCCGCCGGCCTGCGGCGGCACATGCTGTACTACCCGGCCCTGGCGGGCCGGGGCCTGGAGCTGGCCCGGTTCCTCGCCCGGCAGGACGAGGCCGCGGCGAACGACCCGGACTCCCCGGTGTACGCGAGCACCGTCTTCCAGCGCGACGACGTCGTGACCCGCATGATCGACGTCACCGGCGAGCTCGATCGCGACCCCGCCGCCGCCCTCGGCATCAAGGGCCCGGGCAAGGCGGCCGAGCTGGAGCGTCTCCTGGACGGCGCCGCCATCGGCGTCGAGGGCTCCCTGGACTCGGAGCGCACCCTGCACCGGCTCCTGGCGCACGCCGACATGATGCCCGTCACCGACCGCATCTCGGCGGATTCCTGACGGCCGACCGTGGTGACGTCCGCGGCCGTGTCCGCCCGGACGTCACCGCTCCCATCCGGAGGTATCAACCATGTCCAAACAGCATCCACGCATCGTGGACCTGAGCGAGACGGAACCCAACCGAAGGCGCGGAGGTGACCTCAGGACCCTGCTCACGCCGGCCACCGTGGGATCCACCAGCGGTTTCATGGGCCTGGCCATCATCCAGCCCGGCGAGCGCATCGGCGAGCACTACCACCCGTACTCCGAGGAGTTCGTGTACGTCGTCAGCGGTGCGCTCGAGGTGGACCTGGACGGCGAGCCGTTCGCGCTCCGGTCCGACCAGGGGCTGATGATCCCGGTCGACATGCGGCACCGCTTCCGCAACGTCGGCGACCAGGAGGCCCGCATGGTCTTCCACCTGGGTCCGCTCGCCCCGCATCCGAGCCTCGGTCACGTCGACACGGAGGAGAACGAAGAAGCGGCGTCCGGGCCGCAGTTGACGGTCGGCGGACCGGAGCACGGCCGGCCGTCCGAGCCCAGTGGGGCCATAAAATGACCCGGCGAGTGGCCGTCACCGGTACGGGTGTGGTCGCTCCCGGCGGCATCGGTGCGCCGGCCTTCTGGGACCTCCTCGCGGCCGGCCGTACCGCGACGCGCGGCATCTCCCTGTTCGATCCGGCGGGACTGCGCTCGCGCATAGCCGCCGAGTGCGACTTCGACCCCTACGAGCACGGCCTGGACGTGGACCTGTGCCAGCACGCGGACCGGTACGTCCAGTTCGCCGTGGTCGCCGCCCGGGAGGCCGTCCGCGAGGCCGGGCTCGACGTCGAGGCCCGGGACCCGTGGCGCACCGCCGTCTCCCTGGGCAGCGCGGTCGGCGGCACCACCCGTCTGGAGCACGACTACGTCCTGGTCAGCGAGCACGGCAAGCGCTGGGACGTGGACCACCGGGCGGCCGAGCCGAAGCTCCACCTGGCGTTCCAGCCGAGCACGCTCGCCTCGGTCGTCGCCGAGCAGTTCGGCGCCCGGGGCCCGGTGCAGACGGTCTCCACCGGCTGCACCTCCGGGCTCGACGCGGTCGGCTACGCCTTCCACACCATCGCCGAGGGCCGGGCCGACGTCTGCATAGCGGGGGCGTCGGACTCGCCGATCTCACCGATCACGATGGCGTGCTTCGACGCCATCAAGGCGACCTCGTCCAACAACGACGACCCCGAGCACGCCTCCCGGCCGTTCGACGCCCGCCGCGACGGCTTCGTGATGGGCGAGGGCGCGGCGGTGCTCGTCCTGGAGGAGTACGAGCACGCCCGGGCCCGCGGCGCGGAGATCCTCTGCGAGATCGGCGGCTACGCCACCTACGGCAACGCCTACCACATGACCGGTCTGACCAGTGAGGGACTGGAGATGGCCCGGGCGATCGACACCACGCTCGACCAGGCCCGGATCGATCCCACGCTGATCGACTACGTCAACGCGCACGGCTCCGGCACCCGGCAGAACGACCGGCACGAGACGGCCGCGGTGAAGCGGTCCCTGGGCGCGCACGCCTACGACACGCCCATGAGCTCCATCAAGTCGATGGTGGGGCACTCGCTGGGCGCGATCGGCGCCATCGAGGTGGTCGCCTGCGTCCTCGCGCTGCGGCACCAGGTCGTGCCGCCGACGGCGAACTACGAGACCCCCGACCCGGAGTGCGACCTGGACTACGTGCCGCGCACCGCCCGCCCGCGGAAGCTGAACAACGTGCTCTCCGTCGGCAGCGGTTTCGGCGGTTTCCAGTCCGCGGTGCTGCTGACCGGGCCGGGCGGGAGGACACGATGAGCAATCAGCGCTCCCCGGGCGCGGCCGTCACCGGCATGGGTGTGATCGCGCCCAACGGACTGCGGACCGACGCCTACTGGAAGTCCGTCAGCGAAGGCGTCCCCGTACTGGACCGGATCACCCGCGAGGGCTGCGACCACCTGCCGCTCCGCGTCGCGGGCGAGGTCCGGGGATTCGACGCGGCGGCCCTCGTCGAGGAGAGGTTCCTGGTCCAGACCGACCGGTTCAGCCACTTCGCGATGGCCGCGGCCGCCCTCGCCCTCGACGACGCGGGCCTCGGCGGCGGTGATCCTTCGGAGCCGTTCTCCGTCGGCGTGGTGACCGCCGCCGGTTCGGGCGGCGGCGAGTTCGGCCAGCGCGAGCTGCAGAAGCTGTGGGGACAGGGCTCGAAGTTCGTCGGCCCGTACCAGTCCATCGCCTGGTTCTACGCGGCGAGCACCGGCCAGATCTCCATCCGCGGCGGCTTCAAGGGGCCGTGCGGGGTGGTGGCGAGCGACGAGGCCGGCGGTCTCGACTCCCTCGCGCACGCGGCCCGCGCGGTGCGGCGCGGCACCGGCACGATGGTCGTGGGCGCCGCGGAGGCGCCCCTCGCCCCGTACTCGATGGTGTGCCAGCTCGGCTACCCCGAGCTCAGCACCGTCGACGACCCCGAGCGCGCCTACCGCCCGTTCACCTCGCAGGCCTGCGGTTTCGTGCCCGCCGAGGGCGGCGCCCTGCTCGTCGTCGAGGACGAGGACCGGGCCCGGGAGCGCGGGGTGCAGGTCCGGGCCACCGTGGCCGGGCACGCCGCCACCTTCACCGGGGCCTCCCGCTGGGAGGAGTCCCGGGAGGGCCTCGCCCGCGCGATCCGCGGCGCCCTCGACGAGGCGGGCTGCGCCCCGGAGGAGGTCGACGTCGTGTTCGCGGACGCCCTGGGCGTCCCGGAGGCGGACCGCGCCGAGGCGCTGGCGATCGCCGACGCCCTGGGCGCGCACGGCACCCGGGTGCCCGTCACCGCGCCCAAGACCGGCATCGGGCGCGCCCACTGCGCGGCGCCCGTGCTGGACACGGTGGCCGCCGTGCTCGCCATGGAACACGGTCAGGTGCCGCCCACGCCCAACGTGTCCGACGTCTGCCACGACCTCGACCTGGTGACGTCGCGCGCTCGCCCCGCCGAGCTGCGCACCGCCCTCGTCCTCAGCCGAGGACTGATGGGCTCCAACGCGGCGCTGGTCGTGCGCCGCGGTGGCCAATCCGCCCGGTAGGACGGGCAGGGAAGGAGCAGTCCCCATGATCACCACCGAAGTGACCTTCGACGAACTGGCCGCCCTGATGAAGAAGGCGGCCGGCATCACCGTCGACCCCCAGGAGCTCAAGCAGTCCGCGCAGTCCCCCTTCGACTCCTTCGGACTCGACTCGCTCGGCCTGCTCGGCATCGTCGGCGAGCTGGAGAACCGGTACGGCCGGTCGCTTCCCCCGACTCGGAGCGCTGCAGGACGCCCCGGGAGTTCCTGGACCTCGTCAACAGCACCCTCACGGCTGGAGCCTGAAAGTGGCCGGACACACCGAGAACAGCATCACCATCGACGCTCCCTTCGACCTCGTCTGGGAGATGACCAACGACCTCGAGAACTGGCCGAACCTGTTCAGCGAGTACGCCTCGGTCGAGGTGCTCTCCCGCGAGGGCGACACCACGACGTTCCGGCTGACCATGCACCCCGACGAGAACGGGAAGGTGTGGAGCTGGGTCTCGGAGCGCACCCCGGACCGCCGGGCGCGGACCGTCCGCGCCCGCCGCGTCGAGACGGGTCCCTTCGCCCACATGGACATCCTGTGGGAGTACGCGGAGCTGCCGGGCGGCGTCCAGATGCGCTGGGTCCAGGACTTCGCGATGAAGCCCGACGCCCCGGTCGACGACGCGTGGATGACGGACAACATCAACCGCAACTCCCGTACGCAGATGGCCCTCATCCGGGACCGGATCGAGCAGGCCGCCCGCGAGCGCGAGGGCGCGTCCGTCGCGTCCTCCCGCTGAGCGCCGGACCAGAGGAAGGACGCACCCGATGCACCACGCCCTCATCGTCGCCCGGATGAAGCCCGGTTCGGCTCCGAAGATCGCCGAGGTGTTCGCCGCCTCCGACCGCGGTGAACTCCCCCACCTGATCGGCGTCAGCCGGCGCAGCCTCTTCCAGTTCGGCGACGACGTGTA includes:
- a CDS encoding SchA/CurD-like domain-containing protein, whose protein sequence is MTMSARISQSAFDGSRLRVILLLDLHEGAQEQFLEAYEHMRNKVASVPGHISDQLCQSIENPSQWLITSEWESALPFLAWVNSEEHIQIVRPMHSCVRDTRSMRYSVLHETHPERPLTPEAAEAGLQKVARVGASVTRHALTFTVKPGSESKVVDILANYDAPETRINDITRLHRTSLFMHGNRVVRAVEVEGDLLATLCHVAGQPEVQAVEEAINPHLEQDRDLSDYDSARVFFTRAALPAMQHVMAGRPEPAGLRRHMLYYPALAGRGLELARFLARQDEAAANDPDSPVYASTVFQRDDVVTRMIDVTGELDRDPAAALGIKGPGKAAELERLLDGAAIGVEGSLDSERTLHRLLAHADMMPVTDRISADS
- a CDS encoding cupin domain-containing protein; this translates as MSKQHPRIVDLSETEPNRRRGGDLRTLLTPATVGSTSGFMGLAIIQPGERIGEHYHPYSEEFVYVVSGALEVDLDGEPFALRSDQGLMIPVDMRHRFRNVGDQEARMVFHLGPLAPHPSLGHVDTEENEEAASGPQLTVGGPEHGRPSEPSGAIK
- a CDS encoding beta-ketoacyl-[acyl-carrier-protein] synthase family protein, with product MTRRVAVTGTGVVAPGGIGAPAFWDLLAAGRTATRGISLFDPAGLRSRIAAECDFDPYEHGLDVDLCQHADRYVQFAVVAAREAVREAGLDVEARDPWRTAVSLGSAVGGTTRLEHDYVLVSEHGKRWDVDHRAAEPKLHLAFQPSTLASVVAEQFGARGPVQTVSTGCTSGLDAVGYAFHTIAEGRADVCIAGASDSPISPITMACFDAIKATSSNNDDPEHASRPFDARRDGFVMGEGAAVLVLEEYEHARARGAEILCEIGGYATYGNAYHMTGLTSEGLEMARAIDTTLDQARIDPTLIDYVNAHGSGTRQNDRHETAAVKRSLGAHAYDTPMSSIKSMVGHSLGAIGAIEVVACVLALRHQVVPPTANYETPDPECDLDYVPRTARPRKLNNVLSVGSGFGGFQSAVLLTGPGGRTR
- a CDS encoding ketosynthase chain-length factor; translated protein: MSNQRSPGAAVTGMGVIAPNGLRTDAYWKSVSEGVPVLDRITREGCDHLPLRVAGEVRGFDAAALVEERFLVQTDRFSHFAMAAAALALDDAGLGGGDPSEPFSVGVVTAAGSGGGEFGQRELQKLWGQGSKFVGPYQSIAWFYAASTGQISIRGGFKGPCGVVASDEAGGLDSLAHAARAVRRGTGTMVVGAAEAPLAPYSMVCQLGYPELSTVDDPERAYRPFTSQACGFVPAEGGALLVVEDEDRARERGVQVRATVAGHAATFTGASRWEESREGLARAIRGALDEAGCAPEEVDVVFADALGVPEADRAEALAIADALGAHGTRVPVTAPKTGIGRAHCAAPVLDTVAAVLAMEHGQVPPTPNVSDVCHDLDLVTSRARPAELRTALVLSRGLMGSNAALVVRRGGQSAR
- a CDS encoding SRPBCC family protein, producing the protein MAGHTENSITIDAPFDLVWEMTNDLENWPNLFSEYASVEVLSREGDTTTFRLTMHPDENGKVWSWVSERTPDRRARTVRARRVETGPFAHMDILWEYAELPGGVQMRWVQDFAMKPDAPVDDAWMTDNINRNSRTQMALIRDRIEQAAREREGASVASSR